From the Halarsenatibacter silvermanii genome, one window contains:
- the rpoN gene encoding RNA polymerase factor sigma-54 produces MDLSMNVQPEQKQTQKQEIVMTSKLQMAIELLQYNSLELEKFIDGKLLENPLLAREEEEWQERVEAHRMKRGKGQVSSGDTESFKKFVSYHPGLLEHLELQLPEVLPGKDHEIARYILASLDERGLLEMSPAGLAEELDCRERRVEKIRKSLLKLDPAGIAARSPVEALRAQLHQEKHAGSEQVLKLAERILLEEHYEELEKLKFEQLFQKFSADPDDLRKALNLLRRLNPHPAASFDEDLSGAGNLEPDVIVKKTSGEYRIELNRGVSPALTINDSYYRMMKQAESKEAREFLEDKFQSALWIIRAVERRRMTLERISSSIVEKQREFLEKGIKYLKPMTMEEIAEETDVHESTVSRAVRDKYLQTGRGLFQFKFFFNGGVKGTAAPAVRAIISEIIEKEDPDSPMSDREIIEKIKEEYGIDISRRTAAKYRNSLNIPSSTRRGRWYHQI; encoded by the coding sequence ATGGATCTTTCTATGAATGTTCAACCTGAGCAAAAACAGACACAAAAACAGGAAATAGTGATGACCTCAAAACTGCAGATGGCGATAGAGCTTCTGCAGTACAACAGCCTGGAGCTGGAAAAATTCATAGATGGCAAACTCCTGGAGAATCCTCTTCTGGCCCGGGAAGAGGAAGAATGGCAGGAAAGAGTTGAAGCCCACAGGATGAAAAGAGGAAAAGGACAGGTGAGCTCGGGGGATACGGAAAGTTTTAAAAAGTTTGTCAGCTATCATCCCGGTCTGCTGGAACATCTTGAACTGCAGCTGCCGGAGGTGCTGCCCGGAAAAGACCACGAAATAGCCAGATATATTCTGGCCAGCCTGGATGAGCGAGGACTTCTCGAAATGAGCCCTGCCGGGCTGGCAGAGGAGCTCGATTGTCGGGAGAGGAGAGTCGAAAAAATTCGCAAAAGTCTTTTGAAGCTGGATCCGGCCGGAATTGCGGCCAGATCACCCGTTGAAGCCCTCCGGGCTCAGCTGCATCAGGAAAAGCATGCCGGTTCTGAGCAAGTATTAAAACTGGCAGAACGTATTCTGCTGGAGGAGCATTACGAGGAGCTGGAAAAGCTGAAGTTTGAACAGCTTTTTCAGAAGTTTTCCGCGGACCCTGATGATCTCAGAAAAGCTCTGAATCTATTGAGACGGCTTAATCCTCATCCGGCCGCCTCTTTCGACGAGGATTTATCCGGGGCCGGCAATCTCGAACCCGATGTCATCGTTAAAAAAACTTCGGGTGAGTACAGGATCGAGCTCAATCGGGGAGTCAGTCCTGCCCTGACCATAAACGATAGTTATTATAGAATGATGAAACAGGCCGAGAGCAAAGAGGCGCGGGAGTTTCTGGAGGACAAATTTCAGTCGGCCCTCTGGATAATCAGAGCTGTGGAAAGAAGAAGAATGACCCTGGAAAGAATTTCATCGAGCATAGTGGAAAAACAGCGGGAATTTCTGGAGAAGGGAATAAAATATTTAAAACCGATGACTATGGAAGAAATAGCTGAAGAGACAGATGTACATGAGTCCACAGTCAGCAGGGCAGTAAGGGACAAATATCTGCAGACGGGCAGAGGTCTCTTTCAGTTCAAATTCTTCTTCAACGGCGGTGTTAAAGGCACTGCTGCTCCCGCCGTCAGGGCTATAATTTCTGAGATAATCGAAAAAGAGGATCCGGATAGCCCGATGAGTGACCGGGAGATAATTGAAAAGATTAAAGAGGAATACGGGATAGATATTTCCCGGCGGACGGCGGCAAAATACCGGAATTCATTAAATATTCCCTCTTCTACCCGAAGAGGCAGATGGTATCACCAGATATAA
- the gpmI gene encoding 2,3-bisphosphoglycerate-independent phosphoglycerate mutase: MSKQRPKPLALIIMDGYGISPEKKGDATREAETPFLDKLYQNAPRARLGAAGESVGLPDGQMGNSEVGHLNLGAGRKVYQEFTRINKAIEDGTLPENEKLMKAIRTASDNGGALHLMGLLSDGGVHSHILHLFGLLEMAEDFGLDEVFVHAILDGRDTPPQSALKYIDQLEEKMEELGVGEIATVSGRYYTMDRDERWDRTEKAYKALVKAEGREAAAAKKAVENSYEEGVNDEFVEPAVINSEGSIDDGDALIFFNFRADRARQITRALALEEFAEFERDADHPEDLYYVCMTEYDEDFDLPIAFPPMTVENGLGEILSREGLKQLRIAETEKYAHVTFFFNGGEEKEFEGEERVLIPSPQIETYDNQPEMSAPEVTEKVLELIEEEDFDVIVLNFANPDMVGHTGDFEAAVKAVEAVDEGVSRVVPAILEEGGQVLLTSDHGNSEKMEEDDGSPFTAHTTNPVPLFYLGGPKGVGVESGILADIAPTMLDILELDKPEEMTGSSLLSPQSSSKYKIQSGG, encoded by the coding sequence ATGTCAAAACAGAGGCCCAAACCGCTAGCACTCATAATAATGGATGGATACGGCATCTCCCCCGAGAAGAAGGGTGATGCTACCAGAGAAGCAGAAACTCCCTTTCTGGATAAACTGTACCAGAATGCTCCGCGGGCCCGGCTGGGAGCGGCCGGCGAATCCGTAGGACTGCCCGATGGTCAGATGGGCAATTCCGAGGTCGGTCATCTCAACTTAGGTGCCGGCAGAAAAGTATATCAGGAGTTCACCCGCATAAATAAGGCCATAGAGGATGGAACCCTGCCGGAGAACGAAAAATTGATGAAGGCGATTCGTACCGCGAGCGATAACGGCGGTGCGCTGCATCTGATGGGGCTTTTATCAGACGGAGGCGTGCACAGTCATATCCTGCACCTTTTCGGACTGCTCGAGATGGCAGAGGATTTCGGTCTTGATGAGGTCTTTGTACATGCGATACTGGACGGCCGCGACACTCCTCCACAGAGCGCCCTAAAATATATTGATCAGCTGGAAGAAAAGATGGAAGAGCTCGGCGTGGGAGAGATAGCTACGGTCAGCGGCCGCTATTATACCATGGATCGCGATGAAAGATGGGACAGAACCGAGAAAGCCTATAAAGCCCTGGTTAAAGCCGAGGGCAGGGAAGCTGCGGCAGCAAAAAAAGCCGTGGAAAATTCCTACGAAGAGGGCGTCAACGATGAATTCGTGGAGCCGGCTGTGATCAATTCTGAAGGCAGCATCGATGACGGAGATGCTCTCATATTCTTCAACTTCAGAGCTGATAGAGCCAGACAGATCACCCGGGCTCTCGCTCTCGAGGAGTTTGCCGAATTTGAAAGAGATGCCGATCATCCCGAAGATCTTTATTATGTATGCATGACAGAGTATGATGAGGATTTCGATCTGCCCATAGCTTTTCCTCCCATGACGGTGGAAAACGGGCTGGGCGAGATTTTAAGCCGTGAAGGATTAAAACAGCTGCGCATCGCCGAGACCGAAAAATATGCTCATGTGACTTTCTTTTTCAACGGTGGCGAGGAAAAAGAATTCGAGGGCGAGGAGAGGGTGCTGATACCTTCACCCCAGATAGAAACCTATGACAATCAGCCCGAGATGAGCGCTCCCGAAGTTACCGAGAAAGTTCTGGAACTTATAGAGGAAGAGGATTTTGACGTCATAGTGCTCAACTTTGCCAACCCCGACATGGTCGGTCATACAGGTGATTTTGAAGCAGCTGTTAAAGCTGTTGAAGCTGTAGATGAAGGTGTTTCCCGTGTAGTTCCTGCCATACTGGAAGAGGGTGGTCAGGTGCTGCTGACCTCCGATCACGGTAATTCCGAAAAGATGGAAGAAGACGACGGATCGCCTTTTACAGCTCACACCACCAATCCGGTGCCCCTGTTTTATCTCGGCGGACCGAAGGGTGTGGGAGTAGAGAGCGGAATTCTGGCCGATATAGCTCCGACGATGCTGGATATTCTGGAACTGGATAAACCCGAGGAGATGACCGGAAGTTCACTTTTGTCTCCTCAGAGCAGCAGCAAATATAAAATTCAGAGTGGAGGTTGA
- a CDS encoding sugar-binding transcriptional regulator, with amino-acid sequence MEYLFKIQNKVVPEVLELAETRFSIMSKIKEEGAIGRRSLAEKLDESERKMRNELDFLASQGLVEITRAGAVLSESGESFLKDFQRYIQELRDLSHLEKDLTDLLGLESIIIVPCDFEHTTLLQELGRSAARYILGILESGDILGVTGGFTMAEVASMMPSKESLEGKVEVVPGRGGLGEVVEIQANTIAAEIANKIGGAYHLLQVPDNLREENIEVIKREPSIQKTLSLMNECNILVHGIGDAAEMASRRGRNQEEIKELKEAGAIGESFGFYFDIHGNIVESTPSIGLGLEEVAEMDRVIAVAGGEDKVWAIPAVVSPEYQDVLITDERTARRMVKNLTGSAG; translated from the coding sequence ATGGAATATCTATTCAAAATACAAAATAAAGTAGTGCCCGAGGTTCTGGAACTGGCGGAGACCAGATTCAGTATTATGAGCAAAATCAAGGAGGAGGGCGCTATAGGAAGGCGATCGCTTGCCGAAAAGCTGGATGAGAGCGAGAGAAAGATGCGCAATGAACTCGATTTCCTTGCTTCTCAGGGCCTGGTCGAGATCACCAGAGCCGGGGCGGTTTTGAGCGAAAGCGGCGAATCTTTTCTCAAGGATTTTCAGAGATATATTCAGGAACTCAGAGATCTTTCCCATCTGGAAAAAGATCTTACCGACCTGCTCGGACTGGAAAGCATCATAATAGTTCCCTGTGATTTCGAGCATACTACCCTGCTTCAGGAACTGGGCAGGAGTGCTGCTCGTTATATTCTGGGCATACTCGAGTCCGGTGATATTCTGGGTGTTACAGGCGGCTTCACTATGGCCGAAGTGGCCAGCATGATGCCCAGCAAAGAAAGTCTGGAGGGAAAGGTCGAAGTTGTGCCCGGCCGCGGAGGTCTGGGCGAGGTGGTTGAAATCCAGGCCAATACAATTGCCGCCGAGATAGCCAACAAAATCGGCGGAGCTTATCATCTGCTGCAGGTTCCCGACAATCTCAGAGAGGAGAATATCGAAGTCATCAAGCGGGAGCCTTCGATACAGAAAACACTCAGCCTGATGAATGAATGCAATATACTGGTTCATGGAATAGGAGATGCGGCCGAAATGGCTTCCCGGCGCGGCCGCAATCAGGAGGAAATCAAAGAGCTCAAAGAAGCCGGCGCTATCGGCGAATCCTTTGGTTTTTACTTCGACATTCACGGAAATATTGTTGAATCAACTCCTTCTATAGGTCTGGGACTGGAAGAGGTGGCCGAAATGGATCGGGTGATAGCTGTGGCAGGTGGAGAAGATAAAGTCTGGGCGATTCCAGCAGTCGTTTCTCCGGAGTATCAGGACGTGTTGATCACAGACGAACGGACGGCTCGCAGGATGGTAAAAAATCTCACCGGCAGCGCAGGATGA
- the eno gene encoding phosphopyruvate hydratase: MNTMISDILAREVLDSRGNPTVEVEVYLEGGAMGRALVPSGASTGKHEALELRDEDEDRFHGKGVSKAVENVNSTIAPELIGYDAREQILLDQIMLDLDGTDKKEVLGANAILGVSMAIARAASLASDTYLFNYIGGAGARTLPVPQLNILNGGEHADNNVDIQEFMIMPVGADSFKEAIKMGAEVYHSLKNVLQSEGLSTSIGDEGGFAPDLDSNEEALKVIMNAVERAGYSAGDDFLFALDAAASELYEDGVYKLSGEGVERTSEEMVEYYSDLVDKYPIISIEDGHDEDDWQGWRKMTEELGEDIQIVGDDLYVTNIERLERGIEEGSSNSILIKVNQIGTLTETMDTVERAKQAGFTSVISHRSGETEDVTISDLVVGLNTGQIKTGAPARSERVAKYNQLIRIEEMLGSSARYAGEDAFFNLD; encoded by the coding sequence ATGAATACGATGATTTCTGATATTCTGGCGCGGGAGGTACTCGACTCCCGCGGCAATCCCACAGTAGAGGTCGAGGTCTATCTGGAAGGTGGAGCCATGGGTAGAGCTCTCGTGCCATCGGGAGCCTCGACAGGCAAACACGAAGCCCTGGAACTGCGTGATGAAGATGAGGACAGATTTCACGGCAAAGGGGTAAGTAAGGCGGTCGAAAATGTAAATTCCACCATAGCTCCAGAGCTTATAGGTTACGATGCCCGCGAACAGATTTTGCTGGATCAGATAATGCTCGATCTTGACGGCACGGATAAAAAAGAGGTGCTGGGAGCCAATGCCATCCTGGGAGTCTCGATGGCGATTGCCCGGGCCGCTTCGCTGGCATCCGACACCTATCTCTTCAATTATATCGGCGGAGCAGGAGCGCGCACCCTGCCCGTGCCCCAGCTCAATATCCTCAACGGAGGAGAGCATGCCGATAATAACGTCGACATACAGGAGTTCATGATCATGCCGGTCGGTGCTGATAGTTTCAAAGAAGCAATCAAGATGGGAGCAGAGGTCTATCACTCCCTCAAAAATGTTCTGCAGAGCGAAGGACTGAGCACCTCGATCGGTGATGAAGGAGGATTTGCTCCTGATCTCGATTCCAATGAAGAGGCTTTAAAGGTAATCATGAATGCAGTGGAGCGGGCCGGTTACAGCGCGGGAGACGATTTCCTGTTCGCGCTGGACGCTGCCGCTTCCGAACTTTATGAGGACGGTGTATACAAGCTTTCCGGAGAAGGAGTCGAAAGAACCTCTGAGGAAATGGTCGAATATTACTCCGATCTGGTCGATAAATATCCCATAATCTCGATAGAGGACGGTCATGACGAGGATGACTGGCAGGGATGGAGAAAAATGACCGAGGAGCTGGGTGAAGATATCCAGATAGTCGGTGATGATCTTTATGTGACCAACATCGAAAGACTGGAGCGGGGTATCGAAGAAGGCAGCAGCAATTCGATACTCATCAAGGTAAATCAGATCGGAACCCTGACCGAGACCATGGACACCGTGGAAAGGGCAAAACAGGCAGGATTCACCTCGGTGATATCACATCGTTCCGGCGAAACCGAGGATGTCACCATATCTGATCTGGTCGTCGGATTGAATACCGGTCAGATCAAGACCGGCGCCCCGGCGCGATCGGAGAGAGTGGCCAAATACAATCAGCTGATCCGCATAGAGGAGATGCTGGGCAGCTCAGCCCGCTATGCTGGAGAAGATGCCTTCTTTAATCTGGACTGA
- a CDS encoding gluconeogenesis factor YvcK family protein, which produces MQVWKWLYPGIGLKRWMALLAGAILLTFVGVVSLINSLIYPFVEINTEIDLLKFLLSGSPVLGLLFSAGGIALFICSLMRMLGKISSESDSPVLSLYREKRLGRGPQITALGGGTGLSNLLRGLKRETSNINAVVTVSDDGGSSGKLRSELSMPPPGDIRNCLVALADTEPLMEDLFQYRFSADGHLVGHSFGNLFIASMNQVLGDFEDAVRESSKVLAVKGQVLPATKENVRLGAVFEDGSSELGESTIPLIDKKIEKVFLKPESCQASQRTIESLKETDLITVGPGSLYTSLLPNLLIDDIFEIMKNSPATKIYICNIMTQPGETDDYDAADHVRAITEHLGSQIFDWIIVNREPVPEDIARRYREEGSRPVGYKEVELKEMGLKIRSAELLQRQDDYYLRHDPQKLSRIIMSIADENSGGSLL; this is translated from the coding sequence TTGCAGGTATGGAAATGGCTCTATCCCGGCATAGGTTTAAAGAGGTGGATGGCACTTCTGGCAGGGGCGATTTTGCTGACCTTTGTGGGGGTAGTATCACTGATAAATAGTTTGATATATCCCTTTGTGGAGATAAATACCGAGATAGATCTTCTGAAATTCCTGCTTTCGGGTTCTCCTGTTCTGGGGCTGTTGTTCTCAGCGGGAGGTATAGCTCTTTTTATCTGCTCTCTGATGAGGATGCTGGGAAAGATCAGCTCTGAATCTGACAGCCCGGTTCTTTCTCTGTACAGAGAAAAAAGACTGGGGAGAGGACCGCAGATAACTGCTCTGGGCGGAGGAACGGGTCTCTCGAATCTGCTGCGCGGTTTAAAGCGAGAAACCAGCAACATCAATGCAGTCGTCACGGTATCCGATGATGGAGGCAGCTCCGGCAAATTGCGCAGCGAGCTGAGCATGCCTCCTCCAGGTGATATTCGCAATTGTCTTGTGGCCCTGGCAGATACAGAACCGCTCATGGAGGATCTCTTTCAATATCGTTTCAGCGCTGATGGACATCTCGTGGGACACAGCTTCGGCAATCTCTTTATAGCATCGATGAACCAGGTGCTGGGAGATTTTGAGGATGCGGTGCGGGAATCGAGCAAGGTGCTGGCGGTGAAAGGACAGGTGCTGCCGGCCACCAAGGAAAACGTAAGATTGGGAGCTGTCTTCGAAGACGGCAGCAGCGAGTTAGGGGAGTCTACAATTCCTCTGATAGATAAAAAAATAGAGAAGGTATTTTTAAAGCCCGAATCCTGTCAGGCCAGCCAGAGGACAATTGAATCTTTAAAGGAGACCGATTTGATCACGGTGGGACCGGGCAGTCTTTACACCAGCCTGCTGCCCAATTTGCTGATAGATGATATATTTGAAATAATGAAAAACTCCCCGGCCACCAAAATTTATATCTGTAATATAATGACCCAGCCGGGTGAAACTGACGATTATGATGCGGCCGATCACGTCAGGGCTATAACCGAGCATCTGGGAAGTCAGATTTTTGACTGGATAATCGTCAACCGCGAGCCGGTGCCGGAAGATATTGCCCGCCGCTATCGCGAGGAAGGTTCTCGGCCTGTCGGATACAAGGAGGTAGAACTCAAGGAGATGGGGCTAAAAATCAGATCGGCTGAACTGCTTCAGCGCCAGGATGATTACTATCTGCGTCATGATCCTCAAAAACTTTCCAGAATAATTATGAGCATAGCAGATGAAAATTCAGGGGGAAGTTTACTATAG
- the gap gene encoding type I glyceraldehyde-3-phosphate dehydrogenase, giving the protein MTVKIGINGFGRIGRSVFRSAFDSEDVEFVGINDLIEPRTLAYMLKYDSNYGEFEAEVDHTDSSIVVDGEEIPVCQEEDPADIPWADVGAEVVLECTGLFRDGEEAAGHLEAGADKVLISAPADNEDCTVVMGVNDEDYDPAEHDVVSNASCTTNALGPVAKVLQDEFGIEKGLMTTVHAYTTSQNILDGPYSWKKITRGRAAAENIVPTTTGAAKAITEVMPELKGKLDGMAMRVPTPTGSVVDLVVDLEEEVTEEDINEAMKSAAEGELEGILGYTEDPLVSRDVFADSRSSIYDPNHTKVISGNQVKILSWYDNEWGYACRLVDMAVRMKELGL; this is encoded by the coding sequence ATGACCGTTAAAATTGGTATCAATGGCTTTGGCAGGATAGGCAGAAGTGTTTTCAGGAGTGCTTTTGACAGCGAGGATGTTGAATTTGTAGGCATTAACGACCTCATAGAACCCAGAACGCTCGCTTACATGTTGAAATATGACAGCAATTATGGCGAATTTGAGGCTGAAGTCGACCACACCGACAGCAGCATTGTGGTGGACGGCGAAGAAATCCCCGTGTGCCAGGAAGAAGATCCCGCCGATATCCCCTGGGCTGACGTAGGAGCCGAGGTTGTACTCGAGTGCACCGGACTTTTCCGTGATGGCGAAGAGGCAGCCGGCCATCTCGAGGCAGGCGCCGATAAGGTTCTCATCTCAGCTCCGGCCGATAATGAGGACTGCACCGTGGTCATGGGTGTTAACGATGAGGATTATGATCCCGCCGAGCACGATGTGGTCTCCAATGCTTCCTGCACCACCAATGCTCTTGGTCCGGTCGCCAAAGTTCTGCAGGATGAATTCGGCATAGAAAAGGGCCTTATGACCACAGTACACGCTTACACGACCTCGCAGAACATCCTGGACGGCCCCTACAGCTGGAAGAAGATAACCAGAGGCAGAGCAGCCGCAGAAAATATCGTGCCGACCACGACAGGAGCAGCCAAGGCCATAACGGAGGTTATGCCTGAATTGAAGGGCAAGCTGGACGGCATGGCCATGAGAGTGCCCACTCCTACAGGCTCCGTTGTCGATCTGGTAGTGGATTTAGAAGAAGAAGTTACAGAAGAGGACATCAATGAGGCAATGAAATCAGCTGCTGAAGGCGAACTGGAAGGCATTCTGGGATATACTGAAGATCCTCTCGTCTCTCGCGATGTATTCGCCGATTCCCGCTCCTCGATCTATGACCCCAATCACACCAAAGTAATATCCGGAAATCAGGTCAAGATTTTATCCTGGTATGACAACGAATGGGGTTATGCCTGCCGGCTGGTAGATATGGCAGTTAGAATGAAGGAACTGGGTCTGTAA
- the whiA gene encoding DNA-binding protein WhiA, whose translation MSFTDEVKHELVRYDSDNEKELEAELTALMRRAGSIILSANRLAFRLEISYADLSRRVYSWLRSRYDLAVEVLAQDDRFGGGNNYEIYLPDQPELNSFLKKLKLLTEEGRPDFYINPRFFTHKKQAQAYIRGFFLAAGSVNRPEAEYHLEIRCDHSAQAEDLMKLFFTLNLRPGFIEHRDLFVLYFKNFESISAVLNLMGAEKAQLKLENNRIVSGMKEDVNRRVNFETANLDKTVSAAMEQLQAIKDMERAGKLQDLPSGLQEMAELRKNNPYASLKELGEKLDPPLSKSGVNSRMRRLKKIARGLRGEQ comes from the coding sequence ATGTCCTTTACAGATGAAGTGAAGCATGAACTGGTAAGATATGATAGCGATAACGAGAAGGAACTGGAAGCCGAGCTGACAGCTCTGATGAGAAGAGCCGGCTCCATAATTCTGAGCGCAAACAGATTGGCCTTCAGACTCGAGATTTCTTATGCTGATCTCTCACGCCGGGTCTACAGCTGGCTGCGCAGCAGATATGATCTGGCAGTGGAAGTTCTGGCTCAGGATGACCGGTTCGGCGGCGGCAATAATTATGAGATATATCTGCCGGACCAGCCGGAGCTGAACAGTTTTTTAAAGAAACTCAAGCTTTTGACGGAGGAGGGGCGGCCCGATTTTTATATCAATCCCCGATTTTTCACGCACAAAAAGCAGGCTCAGGCATATATCAGGGGGTTCTTTCTGGCGGCAGGTTCGGTCAACCGCCCCGAGGCGGAATATCATCTGGAGATAAGATGTGACCACAGCGCTCAGGCGGAGGATTTGATGAAATTATTCTTCACCTTAAATTTGAGGCCGGGTTTTATCGAACATCGCGATCTTTTCGTGCTCTACTTTAAAAATTTTGAAAGTATCTCTGCGGTATTAAACCTTATGGGGGCAGAAAAAGCTCAGCTCAAGCTGGAAAATAACAGAATTGTGAGTGGTATGAAAGAAGATGTCAACCGTCGGGTCAACTTTGAAACCGCAAATCTCGATAAAACTGTTTCAGCTGCCATGGAACAGCTGCAGGCAATAAAGGACATGGAAAGAGCTGGAAAATTACAGGATCTGCCTTCCGGCCTGCAGGAGATGGCTGAGCTGAGAAAAAACAACCCTTACGCCAGTTTGAAGGAGCTGGGTGAGAAGCTCGATCCGCCGCTCAGTAAATCAGGTGTGAACAGCCGGATGAGAAGACTGAAAAAGATAGCTCGCGGCCTCAGGGGGGAACAGTAA
- the tpiA gene encoding triose-phosphate isomerase: MRRPFIAGNWKMNKTPSEARELVGELKDMVSDVDDVDMAVCPTFVAVPAVVDELEDSDIMVGAQNMYWKDSGSFTGEVSPQMLTDLDLEHVIIGHSERREYFHETDREVNMKVRKALEKGLKPIVCVGESLEEREEGRTEEKVAFQVWSALSGVADEDIPEVTIAYEPLWAIGTGESASPEEAASTIDSIRDIVEDISPGAEEKIRIQYGGSVKPHNIEDFISRTTIDGALVGGASLTAESFAGVIKKCQNRGPNR; encoded by the coding sequence ATGCGCAGACCATTTATAGCCGGTAACTGGAAGATGAATAAAACACCTTCAGAGGCCAGAGAGCTGGTCGGCGAGCTGAAAGATATGGTTTCTGATGTTGACGATGTCGATATGGCCGTGTGCCCGACCTTTGTAGCTGTGCCGGCTGTGGTCGATGAGCTGGAAGACAGCGATATCATGGTGGGAGCTCAGAACATGTACTGGAAGGACAGCGGCTCTTTTACCGGAGAAGTATCGCCACAGATGCTGACAGATCTCGACCTGGAACATGTGATTATCGGACATTCAGAGCGCCGGGAATATTTTCATGAGACCGACCGCGAGGTCAATATGAAGGTTCGCAAAGCATTGGAGAAAGGATTAAAACCCATCGTGTGCGTGGGAGAAAGCCTGGAGGAAAGAGAAGAAGGCAGAACAGAAGAGAAGGTGGCTTTTCAGGTCTGGTCGGCCCTTTCCGGAGTGGCTGATGAAGACATCCCTGAAGTCACCATTGCTTACGAGCCGCTCTGGGCCATCGGCACCGGAGAAAGCGCCAGCCCCGAGGAAGCGGCCAGCACTATCGACAGCATACGTGATATAGTTGAGGATATCTCGCCGGGTGCTGAAGAGAAGATAAGAATTCAGTACGGCGGAAGTGTAAAACCACACAACATCGAGGACTTTATCTCCCGGACCACCATAGACGGTGCCCTTGTGGGAGGAGCCAGTTTAACCGCAGAGTCCTTTGCAGGAGTGATAAAAAAATGTCAAAACAGAGGCCCAAACCGCTAG
- a CDS encoding phosphoglycerate kinase, with protein sequence MDKKTLKDFDFAGKNALVRVDFNVPLKDGKVDDNTRIDSALDTIDYLIREEARVILMSHLGRPGGSPSEELRMDPVAEELAELLGREVKKVDDCIGPEVEQAVESMEDGDVLLLENTRFYPGEKENDPEFARKLAAPADVFVNDAFGAAHRAHASTAGVAEYLPAVAGFLMQREINSLGEAMENPESPYAAIIGGAKISDKMSVIKNLLDKCDQLLLGGGIANTFLLAQGFEVGDSLVEEDRTELAQEILSEAKSMGVEVLLPEDVVIAEECEEGVESRVVDRSEVPAGWQILDIGGPRTLEKYTETIKNARTVTWNGPLGVFEIDAFAEGTMQVARALAESEAYKVVGGGESAAAIRKAGVEEKMSHVSTGGGASLTFFEGEPLPGVEILDDLE encoded by the coding sequence ATGGATAAAAAAACTCTCAAAGATTTTGATTTTGCCGGCAAAAATGCCCTGGTCAGAGTCGACTTCAACGTTCCTCTCAAGGACGGTAAGGTTGATGATAATACCCGCATAGATTCTGCCCTGGATACTATCGATTATCTGATCAGAGAAGAGGCCAGAGTAATTCTGATGTCGCATCTGGGACGGCCGGGAGGCTCTCCTTCTGAAGAACTTCGGATGGATCCGGTGGCCGAAGAGCTGGCCGAACTGCTCGGCAGAGAGGTCAAAAAAGTCGATGACTGCATCGGCCCGGAAGTTGAACAGGCTGTCGAAAGCATGGAGGACGGAGATGTACTGCTGCTCGAGAACACCCGATTTTATCCCGGAGAGAAGGAGAACGATCCTGAATTTGCCCGGAAATTAGCCGCGCCGGCCGATGTCTTCGTGAACGATGCCTTCGGTGCTGCCCATCGCGCTCACGCCTCCACGGCAGGAGTGGCCGAATATCTGCCTGCGGTGGCCGGTTTTCTGATGCAGAGGGAGATCAACTCTCTGGGCGAGGCCATGGAAAATCCCGAATCTCCCTACGCTGCCATCATCGGCGGAGCCAAGATTTCCGATAAGATGTCCGTCATAAAAAATCTGCTCGATAAATGCGATCAGCTTCTGCTCGGAGGAGGTATAGCCAATACATTTTTGCTGGCTCAGGGTTTTGAGGTCGGCGATTCCCTGGTAGAAGAAGACAGAACCGAACTGGCGCAGGAGATTCTTTCGGAAGCAAAAAGCATGGGCGTCGAAGTGCTGCTGCCGGAAGATGTGGTCATAGCTGAAGAATGCGAAGAAGGCGTTGAGAGCAGAGTCGTTGACCGCTCGGAAGTTCCGGCCGGCTGGCAGATACTCGACATCGGCGGTCCCCGGACTTTAGAAAAGTATACAGAAACGATAAAAAATGCCCGGACTGTGACCTGGAATGGACCGCTGGGAGTTTTTGAGATAGATGCTTTTGCTGAAGGAACCATGCAGGTGGCCAGAGCTCTGGCAGAAAGCGAAGCCTATAAAGTCGTAGGCGGCGGCGAATCGGCAGCTGCCATCCGCAAAGCCGGAGTCGAAGAGAAGATGTCTCATGTTTCCACCGGCGGTGGTGCTTCCCTGACATTTTTCGAGGGTGAACCGCTTCCCGGTGTAGAGATCCTGGACGACCTGGAATAA